In one window of Halomarina pelagica DNA:
- a CDS encoding 4Fe-4S dicluster domain-containing protein, whose amino-acid sequence MAIDPQFETNREAVDEHNGHRVWGPVEEPEKLGIHGTHVAVDFDICLADGACLEDCPVDVFEWVDTPGHPESELKADPANEAQCIDCMLCVDVCPVDAIDVDPGRAGRL is encoded by the coding sequence ATGGCCATAGATCCGCAGTTCGAGACGAACCGGGAAGCGGTGGACGAACACAACGGTCACCGGGTGTGGGGGCCGGTCGAGGAACCCGAGAAACTGGGCATCCACGGGACGCACGTCGCCGTCGACTTCGACATCTGTCTCGCCGACGGTGCCTGCCTCGAGGACTGTCCCGTGGACGTCTTCGAGTGGGTCGACACGCCGGGGCACCCGGAGAGCGAACTCAAGGCGGATCCGGCGAACGAGGCCCAGTGCATCGACTGCATGCTCTGCGTGGACGTCTGTCCCGTCGACGCCATCGACGTCGACCCGGGGCGGGCCGGTCGTCTCTGA